The proteins below are encoded in one region of Alosa sapidissima isolate fAloSap1 chromosome 24, fAloSap1.pri, whole genome shotgun sequence:
- the LOC121700647 gene encoding pyroglutamylated RF-amide peptide receptor has protein sequence MPSSTVMPTITPEALKELLKYYNLSRQEFIETYNIKPLVYIPELPSGAKTTFVIMYAVIFVLALIGNSLVVYIVVRKRTMLTATNIFICSLAVSDLLITFFCIPFTLLQNISSEWLGGVLVCKTVPFVQTTAIVTGILTMTCIALERYQGIVYPLKMRRQYTLKRAYKMLGLVWIASVIVGSPMLFVQQLEVKYDFLYDQHHVCCQEQWRSLRHRQVYSTFIMVALFLLPLAAMLFLYTRISIELWVRKRVGDSSVLSTMNHREVNKISRKKKRAVKMMITIVLLFTICWAPFHTVHMLFEYNDLEKHYDEVTVNMIIAVVQAIGFFNSFNNPIIYAFMNENFKKSCLSTLSTCLLKPNHHQGGAIDRPIHSVQFSKPLRWGPFQSNSVGNANSQQHLADNGGTSSSNPDAFSAFPEVKISGITSQLPANSSHTK, from the exons ATGCCATCGTCTACTGTAATGCCAACTATTACCCCAGAGGCACTGAAAGAGCTACTAAAGTACTACAATCTATCTCGACAGGAGTTTATAGAGACGTACAACATAAAGCCTCTTGTTTACATCCCCGAGTTACCCTCAGGAGCGAAGACGACATTTGTCATCATGTATGCTGTGATTTTTGTGTTAGCACTCATCGGAAATAGTTTGGTCGTTTACATTGTTGTTCGAAAACGCACGATGTTAACAGCAACAAACATTTTTATTTGCTCCCTGGCGGTGAGCGACCTCCTCATCACTTTCTTTTGCATCCCTTTTACCTTATTACAAAACATATCCTCAGAGTGGCTTGGAG GTGTTTTAGTGTGCAAGACTGTCCCATTTGTCCAGACAACAGCAATCGTAACAGGCATCTTGACAATGACTTGTATTGCCTTGGAGAGATATCAGGGAATAGTCTACCCATTGAAAATGAGGAGACAGTACACTCTGAAAAGAGCCTACAAAATGCTAG GGCTGGTTTGGATAGCCTCTGTGATCGTGGGTTCCCCCATGCTGTTTGTGCAACAGCTTGAG GTGAAGTACGACTTTCTGTACGACCAGCATCACGTGTGCTGCCAGGAGCAGTGGCGATCCCTGAGGCACCGGCAGGTCTACTCCACCTTCATCATGGTGGCGCTGTTCCTGCTGCCCCTGGCGGCCATGCTGTTCCTCTACACGCGCATCAGCATCGAGCTGTGGGTCCGCAAACGCGTGGGCGACTCATCGGTCCTCAGCACCATGAACCACCGAGAGGTGAACAAGATCTCAAG AAAGAAGAAGAGGGCTGTCAAAATGATGATCACCATTGTGCTGCTTTTTACAATCTGTTGGGCTCCTTTTCACACAGTGCACATGCTCTTTGAATACA ATGACCTGGAGAAACACTACGATGAGGTCACTGTCAACATGATCATCGCGGTGGTGCAAGCCATCGGCTTCTTCAACTCCTTCAACAACCCCATCATCTACGCCTTCATGAACGAGAACTTCAAGAAGAGCTGCCTATCCACACTCTCCACGTGTCTTCTCAAGCCAAACCACCACCAGGGCGGTGCCATTGACCGACCCATCCACAGTGTGCAGTTCAGCAAGCCCCTCAGATGGGGGCCGTTCCAGAGCAACAGCGTGGGCAACGCCAACTCTCAGCAGCACCTGGCCGACAACGGGGGCACGTCGTCGTCCAACCCCGACGCGTTCTCTGCCTTCCCCGAGGTCAAGATCTCTGGCATCACCTCGCAGTTACCCGCCAACAGCTCtcatacaaaatga